Proteins from a single region of Ziziphus jujuba cultivar Dongzao chromosome 1, ASM3175591v1:
- the LOC107421968 gene encoding cysteine-rich receptor-like protein kinase 10 isoform X2: MPMVPKRLILSVSPIFILVTLAIAQPPFRIHSCLNDKGNYTANSTYHANLNTLLTSLFSNEPDINGYGAFQSSSHGRNPDKAYAIGLCRGDVEPDVCRRCLTNSTNLLTKLCPNQKEAIGWYDQCMLRYSNRSIYGIKETDPAFFIWNTQNASSDVDAFQRDVQSLFEDLSSRAVAGGSLRKFAAGSRIAANNFQTIYGIAQCTPDLSDVDCNDCLNTGVNGLTQYCKGSRAATLFMPICRVAYDLQLFYDAAAVSPPPPPTPILSPSPPLLSPLPSTNGTTENGTSFVYTFYRLLDSKKSLLDALIRAEFSWFLKIAGKKSQTYRIVISVVVPILVLTAIMFFVYICLCVRKAKESVRYTDDEKAESLQFQFCAIKAVTNDFSEANKLGQGGFGAVYRGRLLNGGDIAVKRLCKNSGQGDIEFRNEILLVARLQHRNLVSLLGFCLEQSERLLIYEFVPNSSLDHHVFDPIKRASLDWNVRYKIIVGIAQGLLYLHEDSRLKVIHRDLKASNILLDAEMNPKIADFGMAKLFTVDQTQSDTTRIVGTYGYMAPEYVKRGHHSVKSDVFSFGVLILEIVSGQSIKRFSTEEKAESLLSYAWKKWKEGLATNLVDPKMNVGGSKAEIMQCIHIGLLCVQENLHDRPTMRSVALSLSSCSVSLQVPSKPAYFMDSSTNLPKIRRHISRMRMSNRHQNNIVQASENQASLITEVHPR, translated from the exons ATGCCGATGGTTCCTAAAAGACTGATACTCTCCGTCTCTCCCATTTTCATCCTCGTTACTCTTGCCATTGCTCAACCACCCTTCCGCATCCACTCCTGTTTGAACGACAAAGGCAATTACACCGCTAACAGTACCTACCACGCCAACCTCAACACCCTCCTCACCTCCCTTTTTTCCAACGAACCAGATATCAACGGCTATGGCGCTTTTCAAAGCTCCTCACATGGCAGAAACCCCGACAAAGCTTACGCCATCGGCCTCTGCAGAGGAGATGTGGAGCCTGATGTTTGCCGGCGTTGCCTTACTAACTCCACAAATCTTCTCACAAAGCTCTGTCCGAATCAGAAAGAGGCAATTGGTTGGTACGACCAGTGCATGCTACGCTACTCTAATCGCTCCATATATGGCATCAAGGAAACTGATCCCGCTTTCTTTATCTGGAACACGCAAAATGCCTCGTCTGACGTCGATGCGTTCCAACGAGATGTGCAGAGCCTGTTTGAGGATCTGAGCAGCCGAGCAGTGGCTGGTGGCTCTCTTCGTAAGTTTGCCGCAGGAAGCAGGATTGCTGCAAATAACTTCCAAACCATTTATGGTATTGCTCAGTGCACACCAGATTTATCAGATGTGGACTGCAACGACTGCTTGAATACTGGTGTTAACGGTCTTACTCAATATTGTAAAGGGTCAAGGGCTGCTACGCTCTTTATGCCAATCTGCAGAGTTGCTTATGACCTCCAACTCTTCTATGACGCAGCAGCTGTATCACCCCCTCCTCCGCCAACACCGATTTTATCTCCTTCTCCACCATTATTATCCCCTCTCCCATCGACCAATGGGACTACCGAAAATGGTACATCTTTTGTCTACACTTTTTATCGTTTATTAGACTCAAAGAAAAGTCTTTTGGACGCTTTGATCAGAGCAGAATTTTCTTGGTTTCTAAAAATTGCAGGAAAGAAAAGTCAAACATATCGGATTGTGATCTCTGTAGTTGTGCCAATCCTTGTTTTGACAGCGATAATGTTCTTCGTCTACATTTGTTTATGCGTGAGGAAGGCAAAAGAAAGTGTTAGAT ATACTGATGATGAGAAAGCAGAATCTTTGCAGTTTCAGTTCTGCGCCATTAAAGCTGTAACGAATGACTTTTCTGAGGCAAACAAGCTTGGACAGGGTGGATTTGGTGCTGTTTACAGG GGTAGGCTGTTAAATGGAGGAGATATAGCAGTAAAAAGGCTGTGTAAGAATTCTGGACAAGGAGATATAGAATTTAGGAATGAAATCCTATTAGTTGCCAGGCTTCAGCACCGGAATTTAGTCAGCCTCCTAGGTTTCTGCTTGGAACAAAGTGAAAGGCTACTTATCTATGAGTTTGTGCCTAATTCAAGTTTGGATCATCACGTATTTG ATCCAATCAAACGTGCATCTTTAGATTGGAATGTCCGCTATAAAATCATAGTAGGCATTGCTCAAGGTCTCCTTTACCTTCATGAAGACTCCCGCCTTAAAGTCATCCATCGTGACCTAAAAGCGAGTAACATTTTGTTAGATGCAGAAATGAATCCAAAAATTGCAGATTTTGGGATGGCAAAGTTGTTTACAGTTGATCAGACTCAAAGTGATACTACGAGAATCGTGGGAACCTA TGGATATATGGCTCCAGAATATGTCAAGCGAGGGCACCATTCAGTCAAGTCAGATGTATTTAGCTTTGGTGTACTAATACTAGAAATTGTGAGTGGACAAAGTATTAAACGTTTCTCCACAGAGGAGAAAGCAGAGAGCCTTCTAAGCTAT GCATGGAAAAAATGGAAGGAGGGATTGGCTACAAATCTGGTGGATCCCAAAATGAATGTTGGAGGTTCAAAAGCAGAAATAATGCAATGCATCCATATTGGATTATTATGTGTGCAAGAAAATTTACATGATAGACCAACCATGCGTTCAGTTGCTCTAAGTCTAAGTAGTTGCTCTGTCAGTCTCCAAGTACCCTCGAAACCAGCATATTTTATGGATAGTAGCACCAACTTGCCTAAAATAAGGAGACATATATCAAGGATGAGAATGTCAAATCGACACCAAAACAACATAGTACAAGCATCAGAAAATCAAGCTTCATTGATAACTGAAGTACATCCTCGTTGA
- the LOC107421968 gene encoding cysteine-rich receptor-like protein kinase 44 isoform X3: MPMVPKRLILSVSPIFILVTLAIAQPPFRIHSCLNDKGNYTANSTYHANLNTLLTSLFSNEPDINGYGAFQSSSHGRNPDKAYAIGLCRGDVEPDVCRRCLTNSTNLLTKLCPNQKEAIGWYDQCMLRYSNRSIYGIKETDPAFFIWNTQNASSDVDAFQRDVQSLFEDLSSRAVAGGSLRKFAAGSRIAANNFQTIYGIAQCTPDLSDVDCNDCLNTGVNGLTQYCKGSRAATLFMPICRVAYDLQLFYDAAAVSPPPPPTPILSPSPPLLSPLPSTNGTTENGKKSQTYRIVISVVVPILVLTAIMFFVYICLCVRKAKESVRSAEDTDDEKAESLQFQFCAIKAVTNDFSEANKLGQGGFGAVYRGRLLNGGDIAVKRLCKNSGQGDIEFRNEILLVARLQHRNLVSLLGFCLEQSERLLIYEFVPNSSLDHHVFDPIKRASLDWNVRYKIIVGIAQGLLYLHEDSRLKVIHRDLKASNILLDAEMNPKIADFGMAKLFTVDQTQSDTTRIVGTYGYMAPEYVKRGHHSVKSDVFSFGVLILEIVSGQSIKRFSTEEKAESLLSYAWKKWKEGLATNLVDPKMNVGGSKAEIMQCIHIGLLCVQENLHDRPTMRSVALSLSSCSVSLQVPSKPAYFMDSSTNLPKIRRHISRMRMSNRHQNNIVQASENQASLITEVHPR, translated from the exons ATGCCGATGGTTCCTAAAAGACTGATACTCTCCGTCTCTCCCATTTTCATCCTCGTTACTCTTGCCATTGCTCAACCACCCTTCCGCATCCACTCCTGTTTGAACGACAAAGGCAATTACACCGCTAACAGTACCTACCACGCCAACCTCAACACCCTCCTCACCTCCCTTTTTTCCAACGAACCAGATATCAACGGCTATGGCGCTTTTCAAAGCTCCTCACATGGCAGAAACCCCGACAAAGCTTACGCCATCGGCCTCTGCAGAGGAGATGTGGAGCCTGATGTTTGCCGGCGTTGCCTTACTAACTCCACAAATCTTCTCACAAAGCTCTGTCCGAATCAGAAAGAGGCAATTGGTTGGTACGACCAGTGCATGCTACGCTACTCTAATCGCTCCATATATGGCATCAAGGAAACTGATCCCGCTTTCTTTATCTGGAACACGCAAAATGCCTCGTCTGACGTCGATGCGTTCCAACGAGATGTGCAGAGCCTGTTTGAGGATCTGAGCAGCCGAGCAGTGGCTGGTGGCTCTCTTCGTAAGTTTGCCGCAGGAAGCAGGATTGCTGCAAATAACTTCCAAACCATTTATGGTATTGCTCAGTGCACACCAGATTTATCAGATGTGGACTGCAACGACTGCTTGAATACTGGTGTTAACGGTCTTACTCAATATTGTAAAGGGTCAAGGGCTGCTACGCTCTTTATGCCAATCTGCAGAGTTGCTTATGACCTCCAACTCTTCTATGACGCAGCAGCTGTATCACCCCCTCCTCCGCCAACACCGATTTTATCTCCTTCTCCACCATTATTATCCCCTCTCCCATCGACCAATGGGACTACCGAAAATG GAAAGAAAAGTCAAACATATCGGATTGTGATCTCTGTAGTTGTGCCAATCCTTGTTTTGACAGCGATAATGTTCTTCGTCTACATTTGTTTATGCGTGAGGAAGGCAAAAGAAAGTGTTAGAT CTGCCGAAGATACTGATGATGAGAAAGCAGAATCTTTGCAGTTTCAGTTCTGCGCCATTAAAGCTGTAACGAATGACTTTTCTGAGGCAAACAAGCTTGGACAGGGTGGATTTGGTGCTGTTTACAGG GGTAGGCTGTTAAATGGAGGAGATATAGCAGTAAAAAGGCTGTGTAAGAATTCTGGACAAGGAGATATAGAATTTAGGAATGAAATCCTATTAGTTGCCAGGCTTCAGCACCGGAATTTAGTCAGCCTCCTAGGTTTCTGCTTGGAACAAAGTGAAAGGCTACTTATCTATGAGTTTGTGCCTAATTCAAGTTTGGATCATCACGTATTTG ATCCAATCAAACGTGCATCTTTAGATTGGAATGTCCGCTATAAAATCATAGTAGGCATTGCTCAAGGTCTCCTTTACCTTCATGAAGACTCCCGCCTTAAAGTCATCCATCGTGACCTAAAAGCGAGTAACATTTTGTTAGATGCAGAAATGAATCCAAAAATTGCAGATTTTGGGATGGCAAAGTTGTTTACAGTTGATCAGACTCAAAGTGATACTACGAGAATCGTGGGAACCTA TGGATATATGGCTCCAGAATATGTCAAGCGAGGGCACCATTCAGTCAAGTCAGATGTATTTAGCTTTGGTGTACTAATACTAGAAATTGTGAGTGGACAAAGTATTAAACGTTTCTCCACAGAGGAGAAAGCAGAGAGCCTTCTAAGCTAT GCATGGAAAAAATGGAAGGAGGGATTGGCTACAAATCTGGTGGATCCCAAAATGAATGTTGGAGGTTCAAAAGCAGAAATAATGCAATGCATCCATATTGGATTATTATGTGTGCAAGAAAATTTACATGATAGACCAACCATGCGTTCAGTTGCTCTAAGTCTAAGTAGTTGCTCTGTCAGTCTCCAAGTACCCTCGAAACCAGCATATTTTATGGATAGTAGCACCAACTTGCCTAAAATAAGGAGACATATATCAAGGATGAGAATGTCAAATCGACACCAAAACAACATAGTACAAGCATCAGAAAATCAAGCTTCATTGATAACTGAAGTACATCCTCGTTGA
- the LOC107421968 gene encoding cysteine-rich receptor-like protein kinase 10 isoform X1, translating to MPMVPKRLILSVSPIFILVTLAIAQPPFRIHSCLNDKGNYTANSTYHANLNTLLTSLFSNEPDINGYGAFQSSSHGRNPDKAYAIGLCRGDVEPDVCRRCLTNSTNLLTKLCPNQKEAIGWYDQCMLRYSNRSIYGIKETDPAFFIWNTQNASSDVDAFQRDVQSLFEDLSSRAVAGGSLRKFAAGSRIAANNFQTIYGIAQCTPDLSDVDCNDCLNTGVNGLTQYCKGSRAATLFMPICRVAYDLQLFYDAAAVSPPPPPTPILSPSPPLLSPLPSTNGTTENGTSFVYTFYRLLDSKKSLLDALIRAEFSWFLKIAGKKSQTYRIVISVVVPILVLTAIMFFVYICLCVRKAKESVRSAEDTDDEKAESLQFQFCAIKAVTNDFSEANKLGQGGFGAVYRGRLLNGGDIAVKRLCKNSGQGDIEFRNEILLVARLQHRNLVSLLGFCLEQSERLLIYEFVPNSSLDHHVFDPIKRASLDWNVRYKIIVGIAQGLLYLHEDSRLKVIHRDLKASNILLDAEMNPKIADFGMAKLFTVDQTQSDTTRIVGTYGYMAPEYVKRGHHSVKSDVFSFGVLILEIVSGQSIKRFSTEEKAESLLSYAWKKWKEGLATNLVDPKMNVGGSKAEIMQCIHIGLLCVQENLHDRPTMRSVALSLSSCSVSLQVPSKPAYFMDSSTNLPKIRRHISRMRMSNRHQNNIVQASENQASLITEVHPR from the exons ATGCCGATGGTTCCTAAAAGACTGATACTCTCCGTCTCTCCCATTTTCATCCTCGTTACTCTTGCCATTGCTCAACCACCCTTCCGCATCCACTCCTGTTTGAACGACAAAGGCAATTACACCGCTAACAGTACCTACCACGCCAACCTCAACACCCTCCTCACCTCCCTTTTTTCCAACGAACCAGATATCAACGGCTATGGCGCTTTTCAAAGCTCCTCACATGGCAGAAACCCCGACAAAGCTTACGCCATCGGCCTCTGCAGAGGAGATGTGGAGCCTGATGTTTGCCGGCGTTGCCTTACTAACTCCACAAATCTTCTCACAAAGCTCTGTCCGAATCAGAAAGAGGCAATTGGTTGGTACGACCAGTGCATGCTACGCTACTCTAATCGCTCCATATATGGCATCAAGGAAACTGATCCCGCTTTCTTTATCTGGAACACGCAAAATGCCTCGTCTGACGTCGATGCGTTCCAACGAGATGTGCAGAGCCTGTTTGAGGATCTGAGCAGCCGAGCAGTGGCTGGTGGCTCTCTTCGTAAGTTTGCCGCAGGAAGCAGGATTGCTGCAAATAACTTCCAAACCATTTATGGTATTGCTCAGTGCACACCAGATTTATCAGATGTGGACTGCAACGACTGCTTGAATACTGGTGTTAACGGTCTTACTCAATATTGTAAAGGGTCAAGGGCTGCTACGCTCTTTATGCCAATCTGCAGAGTTGCTTATGACCTCCAACTCTTCTATGACGCAGCAGCTGTATCACCCCCTCCTCCGCCAACACCGATTTTATCTCCTTCTCCACCATTATTATCCCCTCTCCCATCGACCAATGGGACTACCGAAAATGGTACATCTTTTGTCTACACTTTTTATCGTTTATTAGACTCAAAGAAAAGTCTTTTGGACGCTTTGATCAGAGCAGAATTTTCTTGGTTTCTAAAAATTGCAGGAAAGAAAAGTCAAACATATCGGATTGTGATCTCTGTAGTTGTGCCAATCCTTGTTTTGACAGCGATAATGTTCTTCGTCTACATTTGTTTATGCGTGAGGAAGGCAAAAGAAAGTGTTAGAT CTGCCGAAGATACTGATGATGAGAAAGCAGAATCTTTGCAGTTTCAGTTCTGCGCCATTAAAGCTGTAACGAATGACTTTTCTGAGGCAAACAAGCTTGGACAGGGTGGATTTGGTGCTGTTTACAGG GGTAGGCTGTTAAATGGAGGAGATATAGCAGTAAAAAGGCTGTGTAAGAATTCTGGACAAGGAGATATAGAATTTAGGAATGAAATCCTATTAGTTGCCAGGCTTCAGCACCGGAATTTAGTCAGCCTCCTAGGTTTCTGCTTGGAACAAAGTGAAAGGCTACTTATCTATGAGTTTGTGCCTAATTCAAGTTTGGATCATCACGTATTTG ATCCAATCAAACGTGCATCTTTAGATTGGAATGTCCGCTATAAAATCATAGTAGGCATTGCTCAAGGTCTCCTTTACCTTCATGAAGACTCCCGCCTTAAAGTCATCCATCGTGACCTAAAAGCGAGTAACATTTTGTTAGATGCAGAAATGAATCCAAAAATTGCAGATTTTGGGATGGCAAAGTTGTTTACAGTTGATCAGACTCAAAGTGATACTACGAGAATCGTGGGAACCTA TGGATATATGGCTCCAGAATATGTCAAGCGAGGGCACCATTCAGTCAAGTCAGATGTATTTAGCTTTGGTGTACTAATACTAGAAATTGTGAGTGGACAAAGTATTAAACGTTTCTCCACAGAGGAGAAAGCAGAGAGCCTTCTAAGCTAT GCATGGAAAAAATGGAAGGAGGGATTGGCTACAAATCTGGTGGATCCCAAAATGAATGTTGGAGGTTCAAAAGCAGAAATAATGCAATGCATCCATATTGGATTATTATGTGTGCAAGAAAATTTACATGATAGACCAACCATGCGTTCAGTTGCTCTAAGTCTAAGTAGTTGCTCTGTCAGTCTCCAAGTACCCTCGAAACCAGCATATTTTATGGATAGTAGCACCAACTTGCCTAAAATAAGGAGACATATATCAAGGATGAGAATGTCAAATCGACACCAAAACAACATAGTACAAGCATCAGAAAATCAAGCTTCATTGATAACTGAAGTACATCCTCGTTGA